CCGTTGTGTTCGCGATCCCAGCGATAGAGCGCGATCACCTCGGCGCGCGTCATCTGCTCGTAGTATTCGACGAAGCGCTTGGGCCGCTTCATGCCCAGGCGCGCGAAGAGGTCCCACAACTCGATGGCAAACGCGTAGGCGCCGCGGGTCTCAAAGGCGAAGTCGCTTAGATCGCCATGCAGCGGCTTGTCTGGCTCATATAAGAATTCGTCGTAACCCGACACCATGGGGTATTTGGTGAACTCCTCTGCCCACGCGCCGAGCTGGCGAAACACCGCGAGGTCGCTTTGATTGAGCTTGCTATCGGGGCCATCACCGAGCGGACGAATGAAGACGCCGCCAAAGCAGTGGAAGTTAAACCACATGAAAATCTCTGGGTGCGCGACGGCGAATTCAACCACGGCGCGGCTCTCGGGTTCGCTGGTGGCAAAGGCGCCGGCACCGACCTGGCGGTGATGCGGCACCCAGCCGGCGGGAAAATTGCGATTCAGATCGATCGGATTGTCGTCCATGAAGGTGAACGCCGGCACGCTGTGGCCGTCAAAGTGCTCGATGATGCCTTCGGGATAGAGCTTGTAGTATGGGCCTGGATCGGCAATGCCGCGCTGGACCAACAGGCCAGGGCAGCCTGGCGCCTCGACAAAATCGCCGGCCGGATCAAGGATCCGCATCGCCAGCGCCAGGCCATCGCCATCGAGGTCTTGATAGAGCCAACGCGGCGGCGTGTGCGCGGCGCGAGGATCGCGCGGCAGCGAGCGCACGAAGCGTCCGGTCTTGAGCACCGCCTCGGCGCCATCAGGCGACATGCGCGGCAAGATATAATAGAGGGGCGCGCTCGCCGCGGCGATGACGGTGGGCGGCACGCTGGCGGTTGCCGCCTCGCCGCCACCCGCGATGCCGCCGCCGTCGAGCATGGTCGCCAGCCGCGCCGCCAGCGCCAGCGCGACGCTCGAGCCCGCGAGCTCGCACGCGTGCATGTTGCCATCGATCCACACCGAAGGCCTCCTGCGCTCGGGGTCGACGCCGACGGTGAGCAGCCACAGCTCGCGACCCTGTGGCGAGATGCCGATGCTATGCACGCGCACCACGCGCGGATGAGTCTCCGCGAGGTGCTTCACATACGCCGTCAGCGCGGCGTAATCGAGGTAGTCGGTGCTGGGGTCGGGAGGCGAGGCGGGAGACTGGGTAGGCGTGCTCATGCGGCTTGGCGCGCAGCGTATCGCCGGCGCCGCCCAATAGCTATGCACGCCAGGGCCATGATGATCAAACCACTTGTGTTTGTCGCGCCTGGCGTTGACGACGCGCGGCAACCTGCCGCTTGGGCCTCGTCGTCGCCGGGGCCGCCGA
The genomic region above belongs to Myxococcales bacterium and contains:
- a CDS encoding peptidase M14, whose amino-acid sequence is MSTPTQSPASPPDPSTDYLDYAALTAYVKHLAETHPRVVRVHSIGISPQGRELWLLTVGVDPERRRPSVWIDGNMHACELAGSSVALALAARLATMLDGGGIAGGGEAATASVPPTVIAAASAPLYYILPRMSPDGAEAVLKTGRFVRSLPRDPRAAHTPPRWLYQDLDGDGLALAMRILDPAGDFVEAPGCPGLLVQRGIADPGPYYKLYPEGIIEHFDGHSVPAFTFMDDNPIDLNRNFPAGWVPHHRQVGAGAFATSEPESRAVVEFAVAHPEIFMWFNFHCFGGVFIRPLGDGPDSKLNQSDLAVFRQLGAWAEEFTKYPMVSGYDEFLYEPDKPLHGDLSDFAFETRGAYAFAIELWDLFARLGMKRPKRFVEYYEQMTRAEVIALYRWDREHNGGRAFPAWRACQHPQLGAVEVGGIDPRHTVWNPPPAQLTEMCGQHFTMLLHAAALTPTLQLSPGPIERTGELVRVTCIVRNLGYLPTHVLHGAKALDIAQPLAVDFSVTHGTLVDPGAAHQVIGHLAGWGHGLDGAANLPAYMQSEGNATQTRVAVWLRGAGAAGKTKVRIRAGGLRTGWVEATLEV